A single window of Bradyrhizobium daqingense DNA harbors:
- a CDS encoding serine hydrolase domain-containing protein yields the protein MNKTIAMIAAAAIITFGAANAAPLPETNPDDAGISKPGLARLDNFFAREIAAKRVPGAVVAVARDGRLVHYKAYGMLDPDKGTPMPIDAIFALASMTKPMAAVAGLTLLEQGRLPLQAKLSDYYPGFADMKVGVPQPDGSLKLEPQASPIFIHDLYRHTSGLMYGGRPDSSSPVARQYPDGIAPAIEGDTQAFIDRITKLPLAHQPSTVFEYGFSIDVLGAVVEKVSEQKLGDYLAANVWQPLGMKDATFHPSEAQRPRLARPFANDPLTGKPQAIKLLDTPTKFDCGGACAFATIGDYLRFGQMLLNGGELDGQRILGPKTVHHMTTNHLGPEIKNNVANVEPHRGGFGFGLSVAVRTSEGLSSVPGNPGEFTWNGAYGTQFFCDPKERLVVVVGTAAPGELRKYYREQVQDIVYGAMVK from the coding sequence ATGAACAAGACGATCGCCATGATCGCAGCGGCTGCCATCATCACGTTCGGCGCAGCCAACGCTGCGCCGCTGCCCGAAACCAATCCCGACGACGCCGGCATCTCCAAGCCGGGGCTCGCACGGCTCGATAACTTCTTCGCGCGCGAGATCGCCGCCAAGCGCGTGCCCGGCGCGGTCGTCGCGGTGGCACGCGACGGCAGGCTCGTACACTACAAGGCCTATGGCATGCTCGACCCGGACAAGGGCACGCCGATGCCGATCGACGCGATCTTCGCGCTGGCCTCGATGACCAAGCCGATGGCGGCGGTCGCGGGCCTGACGCTATTGGAGCAGGGCCGGCTGCCGCTCCAGGCCAAGCTCTCCGACTACTATCCCGGCTTTGCGGACATGAAGGTCGGCGTGCCCCAGCCGGACGGATCACTCAAGCTCGAACCGCAGGCCTCGCCCATCTTCATCCATGACCTCTATCGCCACACGTCCGGCCTGATGTATGGCGGCCGCCCTGACAGCTCAAGTCCGGTGGCTCGGCAATATCCTGACGGCATCGCGCCCGCGATCGAGGGCGACACGCAGGCCTTCATCGATCGCATCACCAAGCTGCCGCTGGCACATCAGCCCTCGACCGTGTTCGAGTACGGCTTTTCGATCGACGTGCTCGGTGCGGTCGTCGAGAAGGTGAGCGAGCAGAAGCTCGGTGACTACCTCGCCGCCAATGTGTGGCAACCACTCGGCATGAAGGACGCAACGTTTCACCCGAGCGAGGCGCAGCGCCCTCGCCTCGCCCGCCCCTTTGCCAATGATCCGCTGACCGGCAAGCCGCAGGCGATCAAGCTCTTGGACACACCGACCAAGTTCGATTGCGGCGGTGCCTGCGCGTTCGCGACGATCGGCGACTATCTCCGCTTCGGGCAGATGCTGCTCAATGGCGGCGAGCTCGACGGCCAGCGCATTCTCGGACCGAAGACTGTCCATCATATGACCACCAACCATCTCGGTCCCGAGATCAAGAACAACGTGGCGAATGTCGAGCCGCATCGCGGCGGCTTCGGCTTCGGCCTTTCGGTGGCGGTCCGCACCAGCGAGGGCCTGTCGTCGGTCCCCGGCAATCCCGGCGAGTTCACCTGGAACGGCGCTTACGGGACGCAGTTCTTCTGCGATCCCAAGGAGCGTCTCGTCGTCGTGGTGGGAACGGCAGCGCCGGGCGAGCTCAGGAAATATTATCGCGAGCAGGTCCAGGACATCGTCTATGGCGCCATGGTGAAGTGA
- a CDS encoding SDR family oxidoreductase translates to MRLFILGYGYSARHFVRRFGGAFLHIAGTVRDPAQRDDLAGIEVHAFSGSDPDRRTAERINEADVLLVSIPPGSTGDPTLGAFGDTLTARRRKVIYLSTIGVYGDHAGGWVDESTPPQAAVERTQMRIAAEQAWINMTGGDAAILRLAGIYGPGRNALATLRAGTARRIIKPGQVFNRIHVDDIASAIMAVIHHPNGGTWNVCDDEPAPPQDVIAYAAQLMGVAPPPEEPFAIAEMSPMARSFYASSARVSNAKLKRELGVTLACPTYRHGLDALWRAGEAR, encoded by the coding sequence ATGCGGCTCTTCATTCTCGGCTATGGCTATAGCGCCCGCCACTTCGTCCGCAGATTCGGCGGCGCCTTCTTGCATATCGCCGGCACCGTTCGCGACCCCGCACAGCGGGATGATCTTGCCGGCATCGAGGTGCATGCGTTTTCCGGGAGCGATCCGGACCGCAGGACGGCCGAACGCATTAACGAGGCCGATGTCCTTCTCGTATCTATCCCGCCCGGCAGCACCGGCGATCCCACGCTTGGTGCATTCGGTGACACACTGACCGCGCGCCGCCGCAAGGTCATTTATCTCTCCACTATCGGCGTCTATGGCGATCACGCCGGCGGATGGGTGGACGAAAGCACGCCGCCGCAGGCTGCGGTCGAGCGGACGCAAATGCGGATCGCGGCGGAGCAGGCCTGGATCAATATGACAGGTGGCGATGCCGCGATCCTCCGGCTCGCCGGCATCTACGGCCCCGGCCGCAACGCACTGGCGACGCTGCGCGCTGGAACGGCCCGGCGCATCATCAAGCCGGGGCAGGTCTTCAACCGCATCCACGTCGACGACATCGCGAGCGCGATCATGGCGGTTATTCATCACCCGAACGGCGGCACCTGGAACGTGTGCGACGACGAGCCCGCGCCGCCGCAGGACGTGATCGCCTATGCCGCGCAGTTGATGGGCGTTGCGCCGCCGCCCGAAGAGCCGTTCGCCATCGCCGAGATGTCGCCGATGGCGCGCAGCTTCTATGCCAGCAGCGCCCGCGTCTCCAATGCGAAGCTGAAGCGCGAACTCGGCGTCACCTTGGCCTGCCCGACCTACCGGCACGGCCTCGATGCGCTGTGGCGCGCGGGCGAAGCACGATAG
- a CDS encoding HAD family hydrolase produces the protein MHVEAVTIAPSGAADLIRQAAALIFDVDGTLAETEELHRQAFNHAFARYGLGWEWDRAVYKDLLRVTGGKERMRAYHARLETAVPLSDADIAELHRVKTAHYAGLIETGCCPLRPGVAELLAAAKARRQRLAIATTTSHGNIDALLSQALGPRWAVDFDAVVAGDDVRHKKPAPDVYLEVLARLRLDAPDCVAIEDSANGLIAASRANIPVLITRSLFFREDDFSDARVVLDDLSGLG, from the coding sequence ATGCATGTAGAAGCGGTCACCATCGCACCATCGGGCGCCGCCGACCTGATCCGGCAGGCCGCCGCGCTGATCTTCGACGTCGACGGCACCCTCGCCGAAACCGAGGAGCTGCACCGGCAGGCTTTCAACCATGCTTTCGCGCGGTACGGGCTCGGCTGGGAATGGGACCGCGCGGTCTACAAGGACCTGTTGCGGGTGACCGGCGGCAAGGAGCGCATGCGTGCCTATCATGCAAGGCTGGAGACAGCCGTGCCACTATCCGACGCGGACATCGCGGAGCTGCACCGCGTCAAGACCGCGCATTATGCCGGGCTGATCGAGACCGGCTGCTGTCCCTTGCGGCCGGGCGTGGCGGAACTGCTGGCGGCGGCGAAGGCGCGCCGCCAGCGGCTTGCGATCGCGACCACCACCTCGCATGGCAACATCGATGCACTGCTTTCGCAGGCGCTGGGGCCGCGCTGGGCCGTGGATTTCGACGCCGTCGTTGCCGGTGACGATGTCAGGCACAAGAAGCCCGCACCGGACGTCTATCTCGAAGTCCTGGCGCGGCTGCGGCTGGATGCGCCCGACTGCGTCGCGATCGAGGATTCCGCCAACGGGCTGATCGCGGCCTCGCGGGCCAACATTCCGGTGCTCATCACCCGCAGCCTGTTCTTCCGGGAGGATGATTTCAGCGATGCGCGGGTCGTGCTGGACGATTTGTCGGGGCTCGGATGA
- a CDS encoding nuclear transport factor 2 family protein, translated as MAKDSKVIAANAAFYAAFSAGDFEEMQRMWADDDAISCIHPGWPAIIGRATVIGSWRDILQNPERPQIVCAEPQAIVDGDSARVLCIEIVDGTALAAANHFRRVGDGWRLVHHQSSPIAQIVEQSEDDRASHRVH; from the coding sequence ATGGCAAAGGACAGCAAGGTCATCGCCGCGAACGCGGCCTTCTACGCCGCCTTTTCGGCCGGCGATTTCGAGGAAATGCAGCGGATGTGGGCGGATGACGACGCCATCTCCTGCATCCATCCCGGCTGGCCGGCGATCATCGGCCGGGCCACGGTGATCGGAAGCTGGCGCGACATCCTGCAGAACCCGGAACGTCCCCAGATCGTGTGCGCCGAGCCGCAGGCCATCGTCGACGGCGACAGCGCCCGCGTGCTCTGCATCGAGATTGTCGACGGCACCGCCTTGGCTGCTGCGAACCATTTCCGCCGCGTTGGCGACGGCTGGCGCCTGGTGCATCATCAGTCGAGCCCGATCGCACAGATTGTCGAGCAGTCTGAAGACGATAGAGCAAGTCATCGCGTCCACTGA
- a CDS encoding mannitol dehydrogenase family protein has protein sequence MRQSSTRLGRANLDRLPAGIWRPAYDRSRVTSGIVHLGLGAFHRAHQAVVIDDCLAAGSTSWGIVGASLRSPDTRDALASQDHLYTVAIRSAEGTEHRVIGALLDSVVARENPAQLVGQMADPATRIVSLTVTEKGYCHTPQTGDLDERHPDIVHDLNDPDTPRSAPGFLVAALARRRAQGLSPFTVLCCDNLAANGHTVQRIVTQFAAVRSKDLGKWIADVVAFPSTMVDRIVPETTDDDRDAVSSALGMRDAWPVMTEPFTQWVVEDRFTAGRPDFASAGVELVSDVKPFELMKLRLLNASHSALAYLGYLSGYETIADTMQDAHFARLAAQVMEEAAVTLTMPVGTDLAAYRTSLLKRFANPALHHRTWQIAMDGSQKLPQRLLGAMQDRLRKDLPIATHALAVAGWMRYVTATDEQGRAIDVRDPLAAEFAALAREAGPVAERLAPALLAVAKVFGPFGAEPRLREAVTTALGRLYKDGARRAVEAHVTA, from the coding sequence ATGCGCCAGAGTTCGACGCGTCTTGGCCGCGCCAATCTCGACCGGCTGCCGGCTGGCATCTGGCGCCCGGCCTATGACCGTTCGCGCGTCACGTCCGGGATCGTGCATCTCGGCCTCGGGGCGTTCCATCGCGCACACCAGGCCGTCGTCATCGATGATTGCCTTGCTGCAGGCAGCACATCATGGGGCATCGTCGGAGCGAGCCTGCGCAGTCCTGATACGCGCGATGCCCTCGCCTCCCAGGACCATCTCTACACCGTTGCCATCCGTTCGGCCGAAGGCACCGAGCACCGCGTCATCGGCGCGCTGCTCGACAGCGTCGTCGCGCGCGAGAACCCGGCGCAGCTGGTCGGGCAGATGGCCGATCCCGCCACCCGCATCGTCTCGCTCACGGTCACCGAGAAGGGATATTGCCATACGCCGCAGACCGGCGATCTCGACGAGCGGCATCCCGACATCGTGCACGACCTCAATGACCCTGATACGCCACGCTCGGCGCCCGGCTTCCTCGTGGCTGCGCTGGCGCGCCGGCGCGCCCAGGGGCTCTCGCCCTTCACGGTGCTGTGCTGCGACAATCTCGCCGCCAACGGCCACACCGTGCAGCGGATCGTGACGCAGTTCGCCGCGGTGCGGTCGAAGGATCTCGGCAAGTGGATCGCGGACGTGGTCGCCTTCCCCTCGACCATGGTCGACCGCATCGTGCCTGAGACGACGGACGACGATCGGGATGCGGTGTCATCGGCACTGGGCATGCGCGACGCCTGGCCGGTGATGACCGAGCCCTTCACGCAATGGGTGGTCGAGGATCGTTTCACCGCAGGCCGGCCCGATTTTGCCTCAGCAGGCGTCGAACTCGTCAGCGACGTCAAGCCGTTCGAGCTGATGAAGCTGCGGCTGCTCAATGCCAGCCATTCGGCGCTCGCTTATCTCGGCTATCTCTCGGGCTACGAGACCATCGCCGACACCATGCAGGACGCCCACTTCGCACGCCTCGCCGCGCAGGTGATGGAGGAGGCCGCGGTGACGCTGACCATGCCTGTCGGCACCGACCTCGCCGCCTATCGCACCTCGCTGCTGAAGCGCTTCGCCAATCCGGCGCTGCACCACCGCACCTGGCAGATCGCGATGGACGGCTCGCAGAAGCTGCCGCAGCGCCTGCTCGGCGCGATGCAGGATCGCCTGCGCAAGGATTTGCCGATCGCAACCCATGCGCTCGCGGTGGCCGGCTGGATGCGCTACGTCACCGCGACAGACGAGCAGGGCCGCGCGATCGACGTGCGCGATCCGCTCGCCGCCGAGTTCGCGGCGCTGGCGCGCGAGGCGGGTCCCGTCGCCGAGCGGCTCGCGCCCGCATTGCTCGCCGTCGCGAAGGTGTTCGGGCCGTTTGGTGCCGAGCCGCGCCTGCGCGAGGCCGTCACCACGGCGCTCGGCCGCCTCTACAAGGATGGCGCGCGACGGGCGGTGGAGGCGCACGTCACGGCCTGA
- a CDS encoding FadR/GntR family transcriptional regulator → MPLEAVEARRLYRQVADQLRSLIDSGEYAVGSRLPTERELAEQLKVSRPTVREALIALEVEGRLRIRVGSGIYVIEPAAVAAPAPAAVIEGPFELLRAREFLESAIAEEAARVATRDDIARIDASLVAMENVEHPGEASMVHDRAFHVAIAGSLGNAVLVRVVGELFDQRLNPYFAQLAHYFESPGTWRTALDEHRAVRDAIAAHDPDAAREAMREHLARSQARFAQNFGAETPAGSSSGRSRTVRVAAKPAKPKQAPKKRTASRDARRR, encoded by the coding sequence GTGCCGCTGGAAGCTGTGGAGGCGAGACGGCTTTATCGCCAGGTCGCCGATCAATTGCGAAGCCTGATCGACAGCGGCGAGTACGCGGTCGGCAGCCGCTTGCCGACCGAGCGCGAGCTCGCCGAGCAGCTCAAGGTGTCGCGGCCGACGGTGCGCGAAGCCCTGATCGCGCTCGAGGTCGAAGGCCGCCTCCGTATCCGTGTCGGCTCCGGCATCTATGTGATCGAGCCCGCTGCCGTGGCTGCGCCGGCGCCCGCCGCCGTCATCGAGGGACCGTTCGAGCTGCTCCGCGCCCGCGAATTCCTGGAAAGCGCCATCGCCGAGGAGGCCGCGCGCGTCGCGACCAGGGACGACATCGCCCGCATCGATGCGTCGCTCGTCGCGATGGAGAATGTCGAGCATCCCGGCGAAGCCTCGATGGTCCACGACCGCGCCTTCCACGTCGCGATCGCGGGAAGCCTCGGCAATGCCGTCCTGGTGCGCGTGGTCGGCGAGCTGTTCGACCAGCGCCTCAATCCCTATTTCGCGCAGCTTGCGCATTATTTCGAGAGCCCGGGCACCTGGCGCACGGCGCTCGACGAGCATCGCGCGGTGCGCGATGCGATCGCGGCGCATGATCCCGATGCAGCCCGCGAGGCGATGCGCGAGCACTTGGCGCGCTCCCAGGCGCGCTTTGCGCAGAATTTCGGTGCCGAGACTCCGGCAGGATCGTCGTCCGGGCGCAGCCGCACGGTGCGAGTTGCGGCCAAACCGGCAAAGCCGAAACAGGCGCCAAAGAAGCGAACCGCGAGCAGAGATGCGCGTCGGCGATGA
- a CDS encoding sialic acid TRAP transporter substrate-binding protein SiaP — MTIAAAMSAATLLAATGAGLAQTKLKWAHVYETSEPFHTASVWAAQEIGKRTNGRYQIEVYPASQLGKEADINQGLALGSVDIIISGSSFAAKSFAPIGVTYYPYTFRDADHLLAYTKSDIFKELTKGYEDKSGHHIVAVTYYGVRQTSSNKPIKTCADMKGLKMRVPDVPAYLAMPRACGANTAPIAFAEVYLALQNGTVEAQENPLTTIEAKKFYEVQKHIVLTGHIVDHLNTVIAGALWKKLSDEDKKTFTDVAQEAAAKATGEIKQNEAKLVAFFKEKGLTVTEVDKNEFRDTVLKNVAFETFGYRKADWEKIQAVK; from the coding sequence ATGACGATTGCCGCGGCGATGTCCGCCGCCACGCTGCTGGCTGCGACCGGCGCAGGCCTGGCGCAGACCAAGCTCAAATGGGCCCATGTCTACGAGACCTCGGAGCCGTTCCACACCGCATCGGTCTGGGCCGCGCAGGAAATCGGCAAGCGCACCAACGGGCGCTACCAGATCGAGGTCTATCCGGCCTCCCAGCTCGGCAAGGAAGCCGACATCAACCAGGGCCTCGCGCTCGGCTCGGTCGACATCATCATCTCGGGCTCCAGCTTCGCGGCCAAGAGCTTCGCGCCGATCGGCGTGACCTATTATCCCTACACCTTCCGCGACGCCGATCATCTGCTCGCCTACACCAAGAGCGACATCTTCAAGGAGCTCACCAAGGGCTATGAGGACAAGAGCGGCCACCATATCGTCGCGGTGACCTATTACGGCGTGCGCCAGACCTCGTCGAACAAGCCGATCAAGACCTGCGCCGACATGAAGGGCCTGAAGATGCGCGTGCCCGACGTGCCGGCCTACCTCGCCATGCCGCGCGCCTGCGGCGCCAACACCGCGCCGATCGCCTTCGCCGAAGTCTATCTCGCGCTCCAGAACGGCACCGTCGAGGCGCAGGAGAATCCGCTGACCACGATCGAGGCCAAGAAGTTCTACGAGGTGCAGAAGCACATCGTGCTGACCGGCCACATCGTCGACCACCTCAACACCGTGATCGCCGGCGCGCTCTGGAAGAAGCTCTCCGACGAGGACAAGAAGACCTTCACCGACGTGGCCCAGGAAGCCGCCGCCAAGGCGACCGGCGAGATCAAGCAGAACGAAGCCAAGCTGGTCGCCTTCTTCAAGGAGAAGGGCCTGACCGTGACCGAGGTCGACAAGAACGAGTTCCGCGACACCGTGCTGAAGAACGTCGCGTTCGAGACCTTCGGTTATCGCAAGGCCGACTGGGAAAAGATCCAGGCGGTGAAGTGA
- a CDS encoding TRAP transporter small permease translates to MSTAEIHRQITADEIAHTFEEEATPKVDLGVYAFEDWVALAIFWVMALAVFLQFFTRYVLNDSYAWTEEIATYCLIGVVFIGSSMCVRLSRHIQVDLVYRYLPHLVARALSTAIDLIRIAFFGYAIKLVWVYIQIIGDEQMTTINLPKDYVYYAVLLGFVLMFARSVQVAVQNWRQGYSVLERPGAYDGSEG, encoded by the coding sequence ATGTCCACCGCCGAAATCCACCGGCAGATCACCGCAGACGAGATCGCGCATACGTTCGAGGAAGAGGCGACGCCGAAGGTCGATCTCGGCGTCTACGCGTTCGAGGACTGGGTGGCGCTCGCGATCTTCTGGGTGATGGCGCTCGCCGTCTTCCTCCAGTTCTTCACCCGTTACGTGCTCAACGACAGCTACGCCTGGACCGAGGAGATCGCGACCTATTGCCTGATCGGCGTGGTCTTCATCGGCTCTTCGATGTGCGTGCGGCTGTCGCGGCACATCCAGGTCGACCTGGTCTATCGCTATCTGCCGCACCTCGTGGCGCGCGCGCTGTCGACGGCCATCGACCTGATCCGGATCGCCTTCTTCGGCTACGCCATCAAACTGGTCTGGGTCTACATCCAGATCATCGGCGACGAGCAGATGACCACGATCAATCTTCCCAAGGACTACGTCTATTACGCCGTGCTGCTCGGCTTCGTGCTGATGTTCGCACGCTCCGTGCAGGTGGCCGTACAGAACTGGCGGCAGGGCTACTCGGTCCTCGAACGTCCCGGTGCCTACGACGGATCGGAAGGATAA
- a CDS encoding TRAP transporter large permease — MLLLLGGFLVLMLLGVPVAIAMAVSSLLYILVSGVTPDVTLAQRMIAGVESFPLLAVPFFILAGNLMNIAGVTGRIYKFAVALVGWMRGGLGHVNIIGSVIFSGMSGTAIADAAGLGTIEIKAMKDHGYSTEFSVGVTAASATLGPIIPPSLPFVIYGMMANVSIGALFLGGVIPGVVLTLFMMVTVTYFAHKNKWGSDTPFSWPQLGSAGLEILIVLSFPMAIWLMVLAGLSVNMAVVIGLGTLLLIDWYFDFSAVMALMAPVILIGGMTLGWFTPTEAAVAAVIWSLFLGLVRYRTMTFRTVAKATFDTIETTASVLFIVTAASIFAWLLTVSQAAQMLSDWMLSITQNKWVFLALANVLILFVGCFIDTTAAITILVPILLPIVLKLGIDPIHFGLIMTLNLMIGLLHPPLGMVLFVLARVAKLSVERTTVAILPWLVPLMLALIAITFIPELTLWLPKYMGLSK; from the coding sequence ATGCTGCTGTTGCTCGGAGGCTTTCTCGTCCTGATGCTGCTCGGCGTGCCCGTGGCGATCGCCATGGCCGTGTCGTCGCTGCTCTACATCCTGGTCAGCGGCGTGACGCCCGACGTCACGCTGGCGCAGCGCATGATCGCCGGCGTCGAAAGCTTTCCGCTGCTCGCCGTGCCGTTCTTCATCCTGGCCGGCAATCTCATGAACATCGCCGGCGTCACGGGCCGCATCTACAAATTCGCCGTCGCGCTGGTCGGCTGGATGCGCGGTGGCCTCGGCCACGTCAACATCATCGGCTCGGTGATCTTCTCAGGCATGTCCGGCACCGCGATCGCCGACGCCGCCGGTCTCGGCACCATCGAGATCAAGGCGATGAAGGACCACGGCTACTCGACCGAGTTCTCGGTCGGCGTCACCGCGGCCTCGGCGACGCTCGGGCCCATCATCCCGCCGTCGCTGCCCTTCGTGATCTACGGCATGATGGCGAACGTCTCGATCGGCGCGCTGTTCCTGGGCGGCGTCATTCCCGGCGTCGTGCTGACGCTGTTCATGATGGTCACCGTCACCTATTTCGCGCACAAGAACAAATGGGGCAGCGACACGCCGTTCTCCTGGCCGCAGCTCGGCTCGGCCGGCCTCGAGATCCTGATCGTGCTGTCCTTCCCGATGGCGATCTGGCTGATGGTGCTCGCCGGCCTCTCGGTCAACATGGCGGTCGTGATCGGACTCGGCACGCTGCTCCTGATCGACTGGTATTTCGACTTCTCGGCGGTGATGGCGCTGATGGCGCCGGTGATCCTGATCGGCGGCATGACGCTCGGCTGGTTCACGCCGACGGAAGCCGCGGTCGCCGCGGTGATCTGGTCGCTGTTCCTCGGCCTCGTGCGCTATCGCACCATGACGTTCCGGACCGTCGCCAAGGCGACGTTCGACACTATCGAGACCACCGCCTCGGTGCTGTTCATCGTCACGGCAGCCTCGATCTTCGCCTGGCTGCTGACGGTGTCGCAGGCGGCCCAGATGCTGTCGGACTGGATGCTCAGCATCACCCAGAACAAATGGGTGTTCCTGGCGCTCGCCAACGTCCTGATCCTGTTCGTCGGCTGCTTCATCGATACCACGGCGGCGATCACCATTCTGGTGCCGATCCTGCTGCCGATCGTGCTCAAGCTCGGCATCGATCCGATTCATTTCGGCCTGATCATGACGCTGAACCTGATGATCGGCCTGTTGCACCCGCCGCTCGGCATGGTGCTGTTCGTGCTCGCCCGCGTGGCAAAGCTCTCGGTCGAGCGCACGACGGTGGCGATCCTGCCCTGGCTGGTGCCGCTGATGCTCGCGCTGATCGCGATCACCTTCATCCCCGAACTGACCCTCTGGCTGCCGAAATACATGGGACTGTCCAAATGA
- a CDS encoding L-idonate 5-dehydrogenase, which translates to MTSTALAATLFGPEDLRMVEHPLDKLADGMVRLRFGAGGICGSDMHYFRHARTGDFVVKSPLVLGHEISGEVVEISGTAANLKVGDRVAVNPSRWCGRCVACREGRPNCENIYFMGSASKTPHMQGGFANYFDAVPAQCVKIPDHVSYQAAALAEPLAVCLHAVARAGNIEGKRGIIFGAGPIGLLTMLAAHRAGMTDVTVADIAPAPLAFATKLGASHVENVAGGEEGLKAQAASRPYDVAFEVSGTAAGLASAIGIVRRGGVVVQIGNLPGGQIPTPSNAVMAKEIDLRGSFRFGFEFMTAVELIADGSVDVLSLVTAERPLSTAPDALRLALDRSQSVKVVLTAN; encoded by the coding sequence ATGACCTCTACTGCTCTCGCCGCGACCCTGTTTGGTCCCGAAGATTTGCGCATGGTCGAGCATCCGCTCGACAAGCTCGCAGACGGCATGGTGCGACTCCGCTTCGGCGCGGGCGGCATCTGCGGTTCGGACATGCACTACTTCCGCCATGCCCGCACCGGTGACTTCGTGGTGAAGTCGCCGCTGGTGCTGGGTCATGAAATCTCGGGCGAGGTCGTGGAGATCTCCGGCACTGCTGCCAATCTGAAGGTCGGCGATCGCGTCGCGGTCAACCCGTCGCGCTGGTGCGGCCGGTGCGTCGCTTGCCGCGAGGGCCGGCCGAACTGCGAGAACATCTATTTCATGGGCTCGGCCTCCAAGACGCCGCACATGCAGGGCGGCTTCGCCAACTATTTCGACGCCGTTCCTGCACAGTGCGTGAAGATTCCCGATCACGTGTCCTATCAGGCTGCGGCGCTGGCGGAGCCGCTCGCGGTCTGCCTGCACGCGGTCGCGCGTGCCGGCAACATCGAGGGCAAGCGCGGCATCATCTTCGGCGCCGGTCCGATCGGGCTTCTGACCATGCTCGCCGCCCACCGCGCCGGCATGACTGACGTCACGGTGGCCGACATCGCGCCGGCGCCGCTCGCCTTCGCGACCAAGCTCGGCGCCTCGCACGTCGAGAACGTCGCTGGTGGCGAGGAGGGGCTGAAGGCGCAGGCCGCTTCGCGCCCCTATGACGTCGCCTTCGAGGTCTCGGGCACTGCCGCAGGCCTTGCCAGCGCGATCGGTATCGTCAGGCGCGGCGGCGTCGTGGTGCAGATCGGCAATCTGCCGGGCGGGCAGATTCCGACGCCGTCGAATGCGGTGATGGCCAAGGAGATCGACCTGCGCGGCTCGTTCCGGTTCGGCTTCGAGTTCATGACTGCGGTGGAGCTGATCGCCGACGGCAGCGTCGACGTGCTGTCGCTAGTGACCGCCGAGCGGCCGCTGTCGACCGCGCCCGATGCGCTCAGGCTGGCGCTCGATCGCTCGCAGAGCGTCAAGGTCGTGCTGACCGCGAATTGA